The following proteins are co-located in the Mus caroli chromosome 7, CAROLI_EIJ_v1.1, whole genome shotgun sequence genome:
- the Nlrp4 gene encoding NACHT, LRR and PYD domains-containing protein 4, which translates to MASFFSDFGLMWYLEELNRKEFVKFKEFLKQEILQLGLKQISWTEVKKASRQDLASLLLKHYEEKPAWDMTFRFFQKINRKDLIERAKREIDGCPKLYRAHMKTKLTHDSSRAFTISIQNFLKEKLTEDDYDCIENLFQSKGTESKPQVVFLSGVAGVGKTLMLKRLMLTWIESPVFLHKFSYIFYFCCQEVKQLKTASLAELISREWPGPSAPIEEILAKPEKLLFLIDSLEGMECDLFKWELELCDNCTEKQPVNVLLSSLLRRKMLPESSLLISATPESFEKMENRIEYTHLKVIKGLKERNIKMSFHRLFQDRNRAHEAFSLVREYEHLFTVCQVPVLCWMVATCLKEETEKGRDPVSICRCTTSLYTTHIFNLFIPQNAHSPSKKSQDQLQGLCSLAAEGMWTDTFVFNEDALRRNGIMDSDIPILLDIGMLINIRESEKSYIFPHPSVQEVCAAIFYLLKSHVDHPSQDIQSIEKLMFTFLKKVKVQWIFWGCFIFGLLHESEQKKLEAFFGHQLSQEIKHQLYQCLEAISGNEELQEQIDGMKLFYCLFEMDDEDFLVQAMNRMEQINFVAKHYSDVIVAAHCLQHCSTLKKLSFSTQNVLSGAQEHSYTERLLTAWNHICSVFKSSKDIQELRMKDTNLSESAFSVLYNNLKYYNYTYTLKALVANNVFFVCEKYLFFELILNCNVQHLNLSLTFLSHNDVKLLCDVLNQAKCNIEELVVAGCSISSDDCKVFASVLISSKTLKHLNLASNTLDKGIASLCKSLCHPDCILEHLVLANCSLSEQCWDYLSDVLRRNKTLSHLDISSNDLKDEGLKVLCGALTLPDSVLKSLSLRHCLITTSGCQDLAEVLRNNQNLISLHVSNNKLEDTGVKLLCDAIKHPNCHLEDLGLEACELTGACCEDLASTFTQCKTLWAMNLLKNALDYNGLVVLCEALKQQTSATYVLGLRITDFDNETQAFLVAEQEKNPCLSILSSL; encoded by the exons ATGGcatctttcttttctgattttggcCTTATGTGGTACTTGGAAGAGCTAAACAGGAAGGAATTTGTAAAGTTTAAGGAGTTCCTCAAACAGGAGATTTTGCAGTTGGGCCTGAAACAGATTTCTTGGACAGAAGTGAAGAAGGCATCTCGGCAAGACCTTGCCAGTTTACTGTTGAAACATTATGaagagaagccagcctgggatatgacCTTCAGATTTTTCCAGAAGATCAATAGGAAGGATCTCATAGAGAGAGCAAAAAGAGAGATTGATG GATGCCCAAAGTTATATCGAGctcatatgaagaccaagctgaccCATGACAGTTCCAGAGCATTCACTATTAGTATTCAgaattttttaaaggagaaacttACTGAGGACGACTATGATTGTATCGAGAACCTTTTCCAATCAAAGGGAACTGAATCAAAGCCACAGGTGGTGTTCCTGAGTGGTGTTGCTGGAGTTGGCAAGACACTGATGTTGAAGAGGTTAATGCTGACCTGGATAGAAAGCCCAGTGTTTCTGCACAAATTCTCCTACATCTTCTACTTCTGCTGTCAAGAAGTGAAGCAGTTGAAGACAGCTAGCCTGGCTGAATTGATCTCCAGAGAATGGCCTGGCCCCTCAGCTCCCATAGAGGAGATACTAGCCAAACCTGAGAAACTCTTATTTCTCATCGACAGCTTAGAAGGGATGGAGTGTGATTTGTTCAAATGGGAATTGGAGCTATGTGATAACTGTACAGAGAAGCAGCCAGTGAATGTACTGCTGAGCAGTTTGCTCAGGAGGAAAATGCTCCCTGAatcctctctcctcatctctgctaccccagagaGTTTTGAAAAAATGGAGAACAGGATTGAATACACACATCTGAAAGTAATAAAGGGACTTAAGGAGAGAAATATTAAGATGAGTTTCCACAGATTATTCCAAGATAGGAACAGAGCCCATGAAGCCTTCAGTCTGGTGAGAGAATATGAGCACCTGTTCACTGTATGTCAGGTCCCTGTGCTCTGCTGGATGGTGGCTACTTGTctaaaagaagagacagagaagggaagagaccCAGTCTCCATTTGCCGTTGTACTACCTCCCTGTATACCACTCACATCTTCAATTTGTTCATTCCCCAAAATGCTCATTCTCCAAGTAAGAAAAGCCAAGACCAGCTGCAGGGCTTATGTTCTCTGGCCGCCGAGGGCATGTGGACTGACACATTTGTGTTTAATGAGGATGCTCTCAGGAGAAATGGGATCATGGACTCTGACATCCCCATACTACTGGACATTGGAATGCTTATAAATATCAGGGAATCTGAAAAATCTTACATATTTCCCCATCCATCTGTTCAGGAGGTCTGTGCAGCCATCTTTTATCTGCTAAAGAGCCACGTGGACCACCCTAGCCAGGATATTCAAAGTATAGAGAAACTCATGTTTACATTTCTAAAGAAAGTCAAAGTACAGTGGATTTTTTGGGGCTGTTTCATCTTTGGCCTTTTACATGAATCAGAACAAAAAAAGCTAGAGGCATTTTTTGGCCACCAGTTGTCCCAGGAAATAAAGCATCAGTTGTATCAGTGCCTGGAAGCTATAAGTGGCAATGAAGAGCTTCAAGAACAGATAGATGGCATGAAGCTGTTTTACTGTCTGTTTGAGATGGACGACGAAGACTTCTTAGTACAAGCTATGAACCGTATGGAACAGATTAACTTTGTGGCTAAGCATTATTCTGATGTTATTGTTGCTGCCCACTGCTTACAACACTGTTCTACACTGAAGAAACTATCCTTTTCAACCCAGAATGTCCTGAGTGGAGCTCAAGAACACAGCTATAC GGAAAGGCTTCTCACTGCTTGGAATCATATTTGCTCTGTGTTCAAAAGCAGTAAGGACATTCAGGAACTCCGAATGAAAGACACTAATCTCAGTGAATCAGCCTTTTCAGTCTTGTATAATAATTTGAAGTACTACAACTACACCTACACCCTTAAAGCTCTTGT GGCAAATAATGTGTTCTTCGTATGTGAAAAGTACCTGTTCTTTGAGTTGATTCTGAACTGCAATGTACAGCACTTGAACCTCAGCCTCACATTCCTGTCCCACAATGATGTGAAACTGTTGTGTGATGTCTTGAACCAGGCAAAGTGCAACATAGAGGAACTTGT GGTAGCAGGTTGTAGCATTTCATCTGATGACTGCAAGGTGTTTGCATCTGTCCTGATCAGCAGCAAGACCTTGAAGCATCTTAATTTGGCATCCAACACCTTGGACAAAGGAATAGCCTCACTGTGCAAGTCTTTGTGCCACCCAGACTGCATTCTCGAGCACTTAGT TTTGGCCAACTGCTCCCTCAGTGAGCAATGCTGGGACTACCTTTCAGATGTTCTTAGGCGGAACAAAACCTTGAGCCACCTAGACATCAGCTCCAATGACCTGAAGGATGAAGGGCTGAAGGTTCTCTGTGGGGCTCTCACTCTCCCAGACAGTGTCCTGAAGTCACTAAG tttgagacattgtctcatcACCACTAGTGGTTGCCAGGACCTGGCTGAAGTCTTGAGGAACAACCAGAACCTGATCAGCCTACATGTTTCGAACAATAAACTAGAAGACACTGGTGTGAAGCTGCTGTGTGATGCCATAAAACATCCCAACTGCCACTTAGAGGATCTTGG GTTGGAAGCCTGTGAGCTAACTGGTGCCTGCTGTGAGGACCTTGCATCTACATTTACTCAGTGTAAGACTCTGTGGGCAATGAACCTACTAAAGAACGCCTTGGACTACAATGGGTTGGTTGTCCTGTGTGAAGCTTTGAAACAGCAAACAAGTGCCACATACGTACTTGG ATTGCGAATTACTGACTTTGATAATGAAACCCAAGCATTTCTGGTTGCTGAACAAGAGAAAAATCCATGCTTGAGCATCCTAAGCAGTCTGTaa